Proteins encoded together in one Coffea arabica cultivar ET-39 chromosome 2c, Coffea Arabica ET-39 HiFi, whole genome shotgun sequence window:
- the LOC113727536 gene encoding probable sucrose-phosphate synthase 3, which produces MVLTGHSLGRNKLEQLLKQGRQSKEDINSTYKIMRRVEAEELSLDAAELVITSTKQEIDEQWGLYDGFDVKLEKVLRARARRGVNCHGRYMPRMAVIPPGMDFSNVIAQEDTAEVDGELVALTNGDGASPKALPPIWSEVMRFLTNPHKPMILALSRPDPKKNITTLAAHYADAIGPCYGISNYCDVWVFSCACDLVNGKQD; this is translated from the exons ATGGTTCTGACAGGGCACTCACTCGGTAGAAACAAGCTAGAACAACTTCTGAAACAAGGAAGGCAATCAAAAGAGGACATTAATTCTACATACAAAATTATGCGTAGGGTAGAAGCAGAAGAACTTTCACTTGATGCTGCAGAACTTGTTATTACAAGCACCAAGCAGGAGATTGATGAACAGTGGGGACTATATGATGGATTTGATGTAAAGCTTGAGAAAGTTTTGAGGGCCCGTGCAAGAAGAGGGGTCAATTGCCATGGTCGCTACATGCCAAGGATGGCG GTTATCCCTCCTGGGATGGACTTCAGCAATGTCATAGCACAAGAAGACACAGCCGAAGTCGATGGTGAACTTGTAGCACTAACCAATGGTGATGGTGCTTCACCTAAAGCACTCCCTCCAATATGGTCAGAA GTAATGCGGTTTCTCACAAATCCCCACAAGCCAATGATTCTAGCATTGTCAAGACCAGATCCAAAGAAAAATATTACCACACTTGCAGCTCATTATGCTGATGCTATTGGTCCCTGCTATGGAATTTCCAATTATTGTGATGTTTGG GTCTTTTCCTGTGCTTGCGACTTGGTAAATGGGAAGCAGGATTAG
- the LOC113727535 gene encoding protein COP1 SUPPRESSOR 2 isoform X2, whose translation MKCPNVSLRLRGEIQRKALCSGLLVLPRYKLRNIEETEVAKKLLQEKRLMGRTKTDSSIPSSYSADYLQRGKDYAEKLRRGNEAENYKK comes from the exons ATGAAGTGTCCTAATGTTTCCCTTAGGTTAAGAGGCGAAATTCAGAGGAAAGCTCTATGCAGTGGACTACTGGTATTGCCGAG ATACAAATTGAGGAATATTGAGGAAACTGAGGTTGCCAAAAAGCTCTTACAAGAAAAAAGGCTCATGGGTCGCACCAAAACTGACTCTAGTATTCCCTCAAGTTATAGTGCAGATTACTTGCAACGTGGGAAGGACTATGCCGAGAAGCTTAGGAGAG ggaatgaagcagaaaactacaaaaaatgA
- the LOC113727535 gene encoding protein COP1 SUPPRESSOR 2 isoform X3, producing the protein MEYKLRNIEETEVAKKLLQEKRLMGRTKTDSSIPSSYSADYLQRGKDYAEKLRRGNIATLGTDHLCYPQPLPLASV; encoded by the exons ATGGA ATACAAATTGAGGAATATTGAGGAAACTGAGGTTGCCAAAAAGCTCTTACAAGAAAAAAGGCTCATGGGTCGCACCAAAACTGACTCTAGTATTCCCTCAAGTTATAGTGCAGATTACTTGCAACGTGGGAAGGACTATGCCGAGAAGCTTAGGAGAG GGAATATTGCAACACTTGGCACTGATCATTTGTGCTATCCTCAGCCTCTGCCATTAGCCTCAGTATGA
- the LOC113727535 gene encoding protein COP1 SUPPRESSOR 2 isoform X1, producing MKCPNVSLRLRGEIQRKALCSGLLVLPRYKLRNIEETEVAKKLLQEKRLMGRTKTDSSIPSSYSADYLQRGKDYAEKLRRGNIATLGTDHLCYPQPLPLASV from the exons ATGAAGTGTCCTAATGTTTCCCTTAGGTTAAGAGGCGAAATTCAGAGGAAAGCTCTATGCAGTGGACTACTGGTATTGCCGAG ATACAAATTGAGGAATATTGAGGAAACTGAGGTTGCCAAAAAGCTCTTACAAGAAAAAAGGCTCATGGGTCGCACCAAAACTGACTCTAGTATTCCCTCAAGTTATAGTGCAGATTACTTGCAACGTGGGAAGGACTATGCCGAGAAGCTTAGGAGAG GGAATATTGCAACACTTGGCACTGATCATTTGTGCTATCCTCAGCCTCTGCCATTAGCCTCAGTATGA